The genomic stretch ACCTTTTTGAGCTCTTCGAGTTTTGCAACATATACACCTTTAGTTTCATCTTCACCCTCCTCGTATAGCCAATCTTCTACCTCCTGGAGTTTAGAGGTAAAACCTTCCCTCTCTGAAGCAATGACAAAGTCTTGGTATTTGTCATTAAGCTAAAATGGTAGCAGGAAAAAAAGTCAGTTTCAGCGTTTGTATTTGATTTTAGACTTTCTGTAAGAGAAGAAGAAACGGGTAACACCGACCTTGTTTCTCATGTCATACACATATGCCTCTACAGCATTTTTCCTGTCCTTTGTTTCTTCCATCACACGATCTTGCAAAGCCATTTCATACTCCTTCTCTACAGCTTTCTGGACTTCCACATGTGTCATTGCTCCATAAACTAACTCTGCAACCGGAACACTTGTTTTCTTAACCTTTTTCTTTGGAGCCTGAATCAACAACATAGTTTTTTTTGTGAGTACTTGAAAAATTGATATTGGACTATGGTAACTGTGCCACTATCATCCTAAGTAAGTAGACTTGCATTTTAATCCAAAACAGAAAAATGAGGAAATCATTTTTAAGCTAAAACAATAACAGTATGATGTAAGCATGCAGAAATACCACAGAAAACCTCCACAACAAGGTCATACTTGTGAAATTATTCTCCAGATTGCCTTCTCAGTTAGTTAAAGCAACATAAACTGTGGTACTATCATATTCTAAAAATAGTAAACAGATCCCTTTTCGTGTGAAATTCAATAAAATAAGAAGGCTGGTTTTACATTGTCAAAAGCTCCAATGCACAAACAGAGAGGGGCGTCAAAACCATGACAAGCAAAAATATAAAACATCCAACAATTGAATAAAAAAAGGAAGTTTTGATATTGAAAATACAGTTAAATATTCCTTTCTATAGTATTCACCTTGGTATCATCAACATCCATTTGTGCAGGCTTATTTCCAGTCTCAGGGACGCCATTTTCAACCCCAGGGGTATCAGCACTAGGCTTTGCATCTTGCATATTAACATCAGCATCATTGTCATTGGAGGTGGGAGGTGCAGCAGCAGCATCAGTATCCACCTTAGTAGTTTCTTTTGCCGATTCTTTGGAATCTGAAACCTCAACTTCTTCCTCTTCCAGGAGCTGAACAAATCAAGCAAAAGTTGTAAGTTTACAGGCAAATATGCTAACTGATTTAAAATCATAAGTGCAGAAGAGGTGGTAGGCAAGAAAATTAAACAGTCACTAAAGACTTACTGTTGCCAAGTCAACAGATGCAATTCCATGAAGATTCAAACGAACTTTCACTTTAACTTTTGCCTTCTCGCTATGTTTAGCTTCAAAAGGACCAATCTGCCCCCACACAATTAAAAGAGTAAAAGGACTTCAAAGAAGGAAAACTACTTTATAAAGAAATAGAAAACTTGTAAACTGGCTTACGGTATATGTGCTGATCCTAGCAGGTGTTTGCAGCCCACCCGCATCACTATATTGTGCATCAATAGAAAATGTTCCCGACCTGTAGAATGTCAGTGCCTTGATACTTGGTATGGGATTTCCCTTGGGAAAAACAAGGGAACTCTGCTGATTATTGGTTCCACTATCATGTGCATCTGGACCAGACCCTTTCCACGATAGTGAGATTGAGAAAGGAAAGCTTTCGTTGACCTTCAcatcataaaataaaatagtaaCATCATACCGGATCATGCAAAACCTTATATATGTGAAACAAGTCACAGCAAGGacacacgcacacacacaaaAGAAACTGACCCGCAAATTTATCAAGGCCTAAACAGAAGTATGTACCAGAGATAAGTAATTCGAATAGCATAGAAAATGCTAAAATTTATTGTTTGTTCCTAAAGGCACAAACAGTTTTATAATGGCAAACTAGCAATAATAACAGAAGACAATAACCGTGCAATCTCACAAACCAAACACAGAAGTAATTATACCTGAAATTCTCGCACTTTAAAAGTTGGACTAAGAATAGCACATTGCAATGCAGCCCCTTTGGCAACGCATTCACTGGCATTCATTGTCCTCCTGGGCTCCTTCTTGAAAAACTCAGTCAATATTTTGTTTATAGCTGGAACACGAGAACCAGAACCAACAATCTCAACTGTATGTATATCATCAACTGAGAGTCCTGCTTCAGAAAGTGCCTTCTCCAAAGGTCCCTTGACACGCTCCAAAATCGGTAGACTCAATTCCTCAAACTCCTCACGCTTCATGATACCCTTAACATCCTTCTCCTCCATTAAGCACTCAATGTTTAGAGGCACAATCGGATTTGCACTAAgcatcttcttcatcttctcacAAGAAGCCCTAAGCCTCAAACAGGCTCTCGCATTCTGAAGCACATCAATTTTGTACTCCTCCTTAAACTTCGCAGCAAAATGATGGAACAAAACCTCATCAAAATCCCTACCACCAAGTGACCTGTCAAACGTATGAGCCAACACTTTCAGCTGCCCCTTTTTGTACCCAGCAATGCACACCTGCATACTAGCATGGCCAATGTCCACAAAAGCCACATTCAGCTGATCATTTTCAGGCAGATCTGTTTTATAAATCCCATACGCCAATGCAGTAGCAGTAGTTTCATGAAGCAACCGAAGCGGGTTCAAACCAGCAATAGTTGCAGCATCCAAAACAGCTCTTCTCTGAACATCAGTGAAATAAACCGGAATCCCAATGCAACAATCATTAACGGCTGCATTAAGATTCTTCTCAGCTATCTCTTTCATATTCGACAGCATCATAGCAAACACTTGCGTAGGCGTAAAGGCCTTCACTTCCCCCAAGTACCTCGCCTGAATCAAAGGATATCCATCCGGTCCTTCAGTGACAGTATAAGGCAAAGACTTAAGATCACGCTGCAAATCAGGATCCGAAAACTGCTTCCCAATAAGCCTCTTAATCTGTGAGATTGAATTCTTAGGGTTCATCATAGTTGAAGCAGCACCGGCAATACCAATAAACCGTTGCTTTTCACCAAAACACACAATAGCAGGGGTTTCACGTTGAGATTCATCGTTTAGCACAACATCAATCCCTCTCTGTCTAGCAACAGCAACAATGCAGCTCTCGTTACCAAAATCAAATCCCACCACACTCATCTTCCTAAATCAAATTTCACTTCACCACCAAAACAAAAAAtctgaaaaattaaaattaaatttaaaacTCAGTTATCAACACTCACAACATCAATAATAgtaataattaattaattaattaaatgctACACACTGAACAATTAAATTAAaccaaatcaaatcaaatataaAGCAGTAAATTAATACTAATAAATGAGACAACAATGACAATAACAATAACCTTAAGATTTGAAATCGGTAATCAAAATTGAATCTAAGAGAACGAAGAACAGATCTGAATTAGGGTTTTACCTTTCGTATGCGATGCGAGAAAGAGAGAAAGAGGGTTTAGGTTATTTGTGTGGTTACGTTCTGATTCTGGGGGAATCTGAACAATATAACTCACACAAGTTGAAAAGAGAAATAATTTTGGAATTTAGGTTTTATGTAAATTTCCCTGATAATTTTATTTCTGTAATTGTAAATTAAATAGCGAAAAAGAGAATATTGTTATAGTGGGACCCACTCTTTCTTTTGTTGAAGATGTCACCTCAATTTAGTTCTAGGCTTCTAGAACCATCTTTTCCTTTTCTATGGTGgtgtttttattttattttagttaaataaaaatgaataatCTTTTTAGGTttgctatgtttttctttgttaGGTTTTTACTTGTTGGGTTGGATTGTTGTCGGTTTGGCATCTTGTTTTAGTTTTGGGCTTTATGTGTGTATGTTTTTTAGACTAATGTTTTTCACACCCTTTTCATTTTAAATGTAAAAGTATAAAGTATTTGTAATATATGTAAATGATGACGTCTTCACCTTTGAGATGTGTTTGATACTGATTAGCCGAAAATTGAgaaattattttattttaaatttgaatTGTCTGATTCAATTATTTAGAAAGGTCTAATAACAAGCTTCACGCAAAATGACTCGTGAACAAGTGAGACATCACCACGGTCGAAGACATATGATTCCACCCTGTGGTATATTTTCCACCATTAAATTTTATCGGAAGATTCCTCGTACAAGGCTTCGGATTACATGGGGATAGTTTTAATCGTTCATTTTATATAAAGCCTAACACGAGTCATTTTAGGTATTCTTTCATTCACACTCTTAAATTACTTTCTCACTCATTCACTAAAATGGGTGTTGGAGTGTTAATCTTGCAAGTTTATCCATGTTCCATCGTATGGGAAGCTCATTCCACTGTATTAGATCTTTGTTACATTCGATCTCTACTTATTCCTGGTTCTGATTCGGAACTGCGGCATCATCTATAGGAATTGACTTCTAATTCTCACGAAGATCCACCATATTTCACCACGAATTAACATCACCAGTCTTTCCTCTTTCTAATTACTTCTCTTTCCTTTTTCAAAGCATTGAGCTCTTTCTCATCCAAATCGCTTATCTAATTTCTGATAGCATGGCAACATCAAAAGTTACTCGCTCGATCATCGCACATCACACCAGCGTTGCCACTACTGTTGTAACCAAAGCTCACAATCAGCTGAGGGAAGTTCTGAAGTTGCTTTGCCCCTTTAGGGTTTTGGTTTTGTTGTTTGTCTCGTTTAATAATTGAGTCTCTTCTAAGTTAGATTTTGTGCATATCTTATAATTGAATGTAATTCCTTAAATCATATTTTGCATGCATAAATCGAACCCTTAGGTAAAAGTCGACGCAAAGTGGCTTAAGTCAAATTAGTCAAATATTTAGGTCAAGAAACGCATTAATGAATTATTCCTTTCATATTAGCTTTAGATTCAATAAAACACttcatttttcttaaaataacAATTTTTTTGAAATGTGATTCAAAACAAGGTTATGCATGATTCAAATCATTAAATGGATATAAAAAATTAGACTTTGTGTGACTCGGATCACAAGGTTCCCTAGTTTGAATTAGGTGCAAACTTTATTCGAATAAAGCTAAATGTATCGTACTCTAAATTTTGCTCTCAAGGTCTTTTCATCCGCATATAATTCATCTGCATCATTATCTTATGACCATTGCTTTTGGTCATTAAGTTTCATTAACATGCATCAGTCAAAGTCAACATAAGAAAAAGTCAATAGTTTGACTTATTCTTTTGATCATGGGCATGCTTAGATCATATGTCCAATTCCAAATATGTGTTGTTTCATTTTGTATTTGCATTCTATCTTGAGCTCTTTTGATTTACAACTTATGACTTTCTTTTCATTTGAAGTATTAGGTGTAATGTTAGACAATTAAAGTCACATCAGTTTCATTCTTTGTCCATGAGTTATTAATGAGTTTTCTTTTCACGTATTGCATACAATCATCCATTTTGTTTTGTTACTAAAGCAAGTTCAACTTTAATCATACATTCAAATGGTAGCAATAAAAATCAAAGTTAGATTTTGAATCCAAGTAGCCCGTTCTCATTTTTATATCAAATTTCTTTGATGTGTTACAAATATTACATTGTATCAacaaatgtaaaaaaaaaaacttaacaTTTGCTCTTTTCAAATTACATTATTTTGTACATTTGAATCTTTCTTTTTCTTTGTCAACTTGAACCTAGGCACCATACCGCATCACAAAACATAAAAACAAGGCCTAAAAGCTAATTGTGTAAATATCCCACAAGCTTCCACGTGATCCAATTCCTTGCTCCATTGATCCATGCAATCTTCAATCTCCTAGCCATTCTATCTTGCACTTGAATCCACTCTGCCAACCATGGTTCATCAACAAAGACCTAGAGCACCAGAAAGGAATTAGTCCCCAAGGCAGGCATTGCAACATGTTTCCAATCAATACAACCAATGTAATATAAAAAATGTAGCTATGCAACATGATCAAGGCAATGCAAACGAAAGTTGCAGCATAGTCATCAAACACAATATGGCATGGTCAAAGGAGCCATTATGCAGTAAAACACGCATGGTCAAGTTTATTTGGAAAAAATGGAATCATAACAGAAGGGACATTTCGTTTTCAGCAACGTGTTTGTTTAAATCCTTACCACAACGAGTTATGCAGCAACCACAGCAAAGCAATGCAACAATTATGCAGCATAAAACATTGGACCATTTCAAATTTTCATAAAAAACAATTATCACAGTTAACTGCTGTAAAAAGGGACATGTTGATTAccacaaaacaaaagaaaattgGATCCAAAAACTCAGCACATGGCTCACACGATTCACCTCATTCCACTCACAACTCAATCCCACAAAATCAGGGATGAATGTAAATCCTCTCTAACATCTCTCAATTCATTCATATCCAAGTGAAATTCTCACACACTTGAAAGGAAAACATATCCTATCACACGTACTAGTATCACCCTCTCAATAATGTTATATAATTGTGCCCAATTTTTTCACACACATACACATAAGAAACTCTAAGCTAATCAGAGTCTCAGAGCAACAAATATTCCAAAAATTCCTAACCTACAAATCACCTAGACCTCATCTTTAAATTTTGGGAAGTTAGGGTTTTGTTTCTGCATGTTTGATTTAAGGGTTTAGAGGATTTTTTTAAGAGGTTTGTTTTTATGGGTGGTAGTGGTCAGACGACTGTAGGATAACGTCGTCGTGGTATTCATCTGTGCCGCCGTTGATATTCAAAGGTGCCACCATGAGGTTCGTATGAACCGCCGACTTAGATCCTGAGTGGTCCCCTTTATGGGTTTTCTTTTTGTTTGTTCTCAAGGTTTAAGAGAAAGAATTGAGATTAAGAGAGAGAAATAAAGGGTTTAAATGAAATCCATCTTCTCTGAATTTTAATTTTATTCCCTCTCTCCATCCGCTGGTTTATGTAAACATGGGCTGGTCTCATGGAACAGTTAACTCAGCCTAGTCAACTCTTGGTCCTATGTGATCGTTCCTA from Lathyrus oleraceus cultivar Zhongwan6 chromosome 7, CAAS_Psat_ZW6_1.0, whole genome shotgun sequence encodes the following:
- the LOC127107668 gene encoding heat shock 70 kDa protein 15 → MSVVGFDFGNESCIVAVARQRGIDVVLNDESQRETPAIVCFGEKQRFIGIAGAASTMMNPKNSISQIKRLIGKQFSDPDLQRDLKSLPYTVTEGPDGYPLIQARYLGEVKAFTPTQVFAMMLSNMKEIAEKNLNAAVNDCCIGIPVYFTDVQRRAVLDAATIAGLNPLRLLHETTATALAYGIYKTDLPENDQLNVAFVDIGHASMQVCIAGYKKGQLKVLAHTFDRSLGGRDFDEVLFHHFAAKFKEEYKIDVLQNARACLRLRASCEKMKKMLSANPIVPLNIECLMEEKDVKGIMKREEFEELSLPILERVKGPLEKALSEAGLSVDDIHTVEIVGSGSRVPAINKILTEFFKKEPRRTMNASECVAKGAALQCAILSPTFKVREFQVNESFPFSISLSWKGSGPDAHDSGTNNQQSSLVFPKGNPIPSIKALTFYRSGTFSIDAQYSDAGGLQTPARISTYTIGPFEAKHSEKAKVKVKVRLNLHGIASVDLATLLEEEEVEVSDSKESAKETTKVDTDAAAAPPTSNDNDADVNMQDAKPSADTPGVENGVPETGNKPAQMDVDDTKAPKKKVKKTSVPVAELVYGAMTHVEVQKAVEKEYEMALQDRVMEETKDRKNAVEAYVYDMRNKLNDKYQDFVIASEREGFTSKLQEVEDWLYEEGEDETKGVYVAKLEELKKQGDPIEERYKEYTERGTIVDQLNYCITSYREAAMSPDPKFDHIDINEKQKVLNECVEAENWLREKKQQQDSLPKHANPVLLSAEIRKKAEAVDRFCKPIMTKPKPAKPATPPAPPSPASSGSEQQQPQADANANSTSENAGDGSQASSASTEPMETDKPENASSA